The following proteins are encoded in a genomic region of Cytophagales bacterium:
- a CDS encoding galactose oxidase, translating into MKKSIIFLSILLFFPLFLGEGCGEAYAQCNTWTQKTNFGGTARRGAVGFSIGNKGYIGTGYDGSYKKDFWEYDMPGNTWSQKADLSGPVRAAPVGFSIGSKGYIGTGSDGVTLYQDFWEYDTSSNTWTSKADFGGTARAGAVGFSIGSKGYIGTGSDVDSFRTDFWQYDPILDNWAQKANFGGTARYLAVGFSIGPKGYIGTGNSCGANCFLQDFWEYDTISNTWIQRTNFGGAARRMATGFSIGSKGYIGTGDIGTITQDFWEYDRTSNTWAQKANYGGMTTSFAAGFSIGSKGYIGTGWNGASNFQQF; encoded by the coding sequence ATGAAAAAATCAATCATTTTTTTGTCAATCCTGCTTTTTTTTCCTCTCTTTTTAGGAGAAGGATGCGGTGAGGCCTATGCCCAATGCAATACCTGGACCCAAAAAACTAACTTTGGTGGTACCGCAAGGCGGGGAGCAGTTGGGTTTTCCATTGGCAACAAAGGATATATCGGAACAGGATATGATGGTTCTTACAAAAAAGATTTCTGGGAATATGACATGCCTGGCAACACATGGTCGCAGAAGGCAGACCTTAGCGGGCCGGTAAGGGCGGCCCCAGTCGGCTTCTCTATCGGCAGCAAAGGCTATATCGGCACAGGTAGCGATGGAGTAACGCTCTACCAGGATTTCTGGGAATATGACACGAGCAGCAATACGTGGACATCTAAGGCAGACTTTGGTGGAACTGCAAGGGCTGGGGCAGTTGGCTTTTCTATCGGCAGCAAGGGGTATATCGGTACCGGATCGGATGTTGACTCTTTCAGGACAGATTTTTGGCAGTATGATCCGATCTTGGATAATTGGGCCCAAAAGGCAAACTTTGGCGGAACGGCCAGGTATTTAGCAGTTGGCTTTTCCATCGGCCCCAAAGGATATATTGGCACGGGGAATAGCTGTGGGGCGAATTGTTTCCTTCAAGACTTCTGGGAATATGATACGATCAGCAACACCTGGATACAGAGGACAAACTTTGGGGGTGCAGCAAGACGCATGGCAACTGGTTTTTCAATAGGCAGTAAAGGGTATATTGGGACCGGGGATATAGGAACTATCACACAAGACTTCTGGGAGTATGATAGGACCAGTAATACTTGGGCCCAAAAGGCAAACTATGGTGGAATGACAACGAGCTTCGCTGCCGGTTTTTCTATTGGCAGCAAAGGTTATATCGGTACCGGGTGGAATGGAGCATCTAACTTTCAACAATTTTG
- a CDS encoding acylneuraminate cytidylyltransferase family protein produces the protein MKVLGIIPARKGSKRFPNKHHFELLGKPMFAYTIEAALQAKLLDRVVISSNDLELKKIAENYDIEFFERPAELSTATAAIDDAFRHVCRHLYDRDGYKPDIVIAMQGNVPIRKEGQIDEVIKRFKELPDATAICTALEGRLRPEWAKVIKDQSTGEVAQYLTGYTGYRKQDYPKLYSMDGAIYGIRQSTLFEQEGKKTLHAWLGERLHIIVQEHPMYSLEIDNPDEVQLAFHYLLYQRYGDKLNEKLSGVLSDEF, from the coding sequence ATGAAAGTATTAGGCATCATTCCTGCACGCAAAGGAAGTAAGCGTTTTCCAAACAAACATCATTTTGAACTTCTGGGCAAACCAATGTTTGCCTATACCATTGAGGCAGCGCTACAAGCTAAGCTCCTTGATCGTGTAGTGATCTCATCTAATGATCTTGAATTGAAGAAAATCGCTGAAAACTATGATATTGAGTTTTTTGAGCGACCCGCTGAATTGTCTACAGCGACAGCTGCCATTGACGATGCATTCCGGCACGTATGCCGCCATCTCTACGATCGTGATGGATATAAGCCAGACATAGTGATCGCCATGCAGGGTAATGTGCCGATAAGAAAAGAAGGACAGATTGATGAAGTGATCAAACGCTTTAAGGAACTGCCTGATGCTACCGCGATTTGTACCGCTCTGGAGGGAAGATTGAGGCCTGAATGGGCAAAGGTTATTAAAGACCAAAGCACCGGTGAAGTTGCTCAATACCTCACTGGTTATACTGGTTATCGAAAGCAGGATTATCCAAAATTATATAGTATGGATGGAGCAATTTATGGAATAAGGCAGAGCACGCTCTTCGAACAAGAGGGAAAAAAAACGCTCCATGCCTGGTTAGGAGAACGTCTTCACATCATCGTACAGGAACACCCCATGTATTCCCTTGAGATCGATAATCCAGATGAGGTTCAACTAGCCTTTCATTATCTTCTTTATCAACGCTATGGCGACAAACTGAATGAGAAGCTAAGTGGGGTTTTATCAGATGAGTTCTAA
- a CDS encoding B12-binding domain-containing radical SAM protein: MMNNIDTVPMPRVRSNGVPTQMPERFYQRFGPMGEILNPDWPRITTDDSLKLFQPREEGLHVLMINAPIREWSYPNIMPIGHGYVGAVAVMDGHHVDVLDLNAERKRPVNGSKEHFSKWVQTQIIRKLEKQKPDVIGVGGIITQYSRIKQITEVCKQVYPDVPIVMGGGIASSMAEFMIERLPIDVTIQEEGEVTFSEVLYRLETGETLEGVKGIAYKHKIKPGKWEVKNNGQRPSVQAKERGLDYLPWPLRSEWPIDEIYKPNPVGHLNWQSKWKEGAAIEDGKYCVSMIASRGCPYAVRACDYCYAAYLGKLYRLRSPREVVDEMQYLKERYEVVYIHFLDDLLMTDYRWALEFCEELRQRKNSTGFEVMWGCTCRTNIIADDVLRAKRDGRPNMLEQAYEVGMRQAGYGIESGSPTILKTIDKSGQTLEKMVIAIKETQRVLGYADCSFMIGSPGETRETMQETVDFCRKVGLNPEVIFFTTAYPATTFWQLALDKGLIRKSVTGKKGPADDDIIEQYFIRLGEQGEDVRTNFSDLPDEEIVELSWWAIKELGAQNTVRHPHTGEEQELKRPMVRGATKADL; the protein is encoded by the coding sequence ATGATGAACAATATTGACACAGTTCCAATGCCTCGGGTAAGATCAAATGGCGTTCCTACCCAGATGCCTGAGAGGTTTTATCAGAGATTTGGTCCAATGGGTGAGATCCTTAATCCCGATTGGCCGCGTATCACTACGGATGACTCTCTTAAGCTCTTTCAACCACGGGAAGAGGGATTACACGTACTCATGATAAACGCCCCCATTCGTGAGTGGTCTTATCCTAATATTATGCCGATCGGACATGGCTATGTTGGTGCGGTGGCAGTTATGGATGGTCATCATGTGGATGTTCTGGACCTCAATGCTGAACGTAAACGACCAGTCAATGGATCGAAAGAACACTTTTCCAAATGGGTACAGACACAGATTATCCGGAAATTGGAAAAACAAAAGCCAGACGTTATCGGTGTAGGGGGAATTATCACGCAATATAGTCGCATCAAGCAGATTACTGAGGTTTGCAAACAGGTTTACCCTGATGTACCCATCGTCATGGGGGGTGGCATCGCTTCCTCCATGGCTGAATTTATGATTGAAAGGCTTCCCATAGATGTAACCATACAGGAGGAAGGAGAGGTTACCTTCTCCGAAGTATTATACCGGCTTGAGACGGGTGAAACGTTGGAAGGTGTGAAAGGTATAGCCTACAAGCATAAGATTAAACCTGGGAAGTGGGAAGTTAAAAACAACGGGCAGCGTCCCTCTGTTCAGGCCAAGGAGCGAGGCTTGGATTACTTGCCCTGGCCCCTGCGATCTGAATGGCCCATAGATGAAATATATAAGCCAAACCCGGTCGGACACCTTAACTGGCAAAGCAAGTGGAAGGAGGGAGCTGCCATTGAGGATGGTAAGTACTGTGTCTCCATGATTGCTTCACGCGGGTGTCCTTATGCAGTAAGGGCTTGTGACTACTGCTATGCCGCCTATCTCGGAAAGCTGTACCGGCTGCGAAGTCCCCGGGAAGTTGTGGACGAAATGCAGTATCTGAAGGAGCGATATGAGGTTGTTTATATCCATTTTCTGGATGATCTTTTGATGACCGATTACCGCTGGGCACTGGAATTTTGTGAAGAATTGCGGCAGCGTAAAAATAGTACGGGTTTTGAAGTGATGTGGGGCTGCACGTGCCGAACCAATATTATTGCTGATGATGTACTGCGCGCCAAACGTGATGGCAGGCCGAATATGCTGGAACAAGCCTATGAAGTCGGCATGCGGCAAGCCGGCTATGGCATTGAGTCCGGTAGCCCTACTATTCTCAAAACTATTGACAAAAGTGGCCAGACACTCGAAAAAATGGTTATTGCTATTAAGGAGACACAACGTGTACTGGGTTACGCAGACTGCTCTTTCATGATAGGTTCACCTGGCGAAACGCGTGAAACCATGCAGGAAACCGTTGATTTTTGCCGTAAAGTTGGCTTAAATCCTGAAGTGATATTCTTTACTACTGCCTATCCTGCTACCACATTTTGGCAATTAGCGCTCGACAAGGGGCTGATCAGAAAGTCAGTAACAGGAAAGAAAGGCCCGGCCGATGATGATATTATAGAACAGTATTTCATACGTTTAGGAGAGCAAGGTGAAGATGTACGAACCAACTTCAGTGATCTACCCGATGAAGAGATTGTTGAACTCTCCTGGTGGGCAATTAAAGAACTTGGCGCTCAAAATACTGTCCGCCACCCTCATACCGGGGAAGAGCAGGAACTGAAAAGACCCATGGTTCGTGGTGCAACAAAAGCTGATCTGTAA